From the genome of Nitrosomonas sp. Is79A3:
AGCCTCGATCAAAGATCCAAAACCACTTTCAATAAACTAAACCTCTATAAGTTGTGTAAATACCTGTTAAACAAATTACCATAAATGCTAAGTTAACAAATGTATCTCTGGATATTAATTGCACTACCTTATCACCTAAGAACGCTCCGAGTAACGCGAAAGGTAAAGATACTAATCCAAAAATCAAACCTGTTAGAACCGGTACATCGCTTAAACAATACATTAGAAACGAAACCCCAGTCATAAACATAAAGAAGACAACAAGATTTTTACGGATCATATTTTTGTTTTCGTAGGTTGAAGCAATCAGCAGTGCGACCGGAGGACCACTCATTGCAATACTTGTTTGCAATAAGCCAGCGAGCCAACCAATCAAGACTGCTGTAATCTTGTTGGGGGATAATTCAATATTCTTAGAAAAGACTAGCGCGGCAAATAAAATTGAAATACTGCCTGCGACGATTTGAAGATGGCTCGTTGAAGTGATTTGCAATAAATAAATCCCGATGGGCATACCACACAGGCTACTAAATAACATTAAGTTAATCTTCGGCATGTCTGCTGGTTGGTCTATCCTTTTAATCAGGAATCCATTAAGAAAAATACTTAAAAACGGCAAAGCCACCATTACGGTAACTTTGTCTAAAAATAAAAGACTTAAGGGCACTGCAAATAGAGCTACGCCAAAACCGGTAATGCCGTGAAAAAAACACGAGAATAATATGATAAGAGAAAATAAAAACATATCCATGGAAAATTTCCTTTAGGCTATTTAAAGCAAATCGTCAGCCAATTAAGGATGATTTTGATGGGTATGCTTAATTTAACAATCAAATCTGATCAACGAAGCAATTAATATTCGGATGATCTGTTTGGAAAACGTATTCATAAAGAGGATGTTGGTTACTGCGCCAACGAGATTCAACATCATGTAAATTTAATGAAAGTACGCGGTGAGGAATATTGCCAGTATGTTTCAATTTAATATACTCACCAGAAGGAAACACATCCTCAAAGAGCAAGCTGAGATAAAGCTTATGAAGTGGAAAACGAGCGCAAACAAGCATTCTATCCACTTTTAGCGCTAAACATACCAGGTAAAATGCCTTGAATAAAGCATCCCTGGCCTGCTTGCCATTTGCTCCTTCGATAATTCCAAAACGTACAGCTTCGGCCAAGCTTAACTTTTTTAATTGTTCTGGAAGTTTGATCGAGCTTTCAAGCGGAAGCGGGGTGTAGCGATTGACATGAATTCTCATCGTCCCAAGCGGCGATCCATCATTCTTTGATTCAACCAACAACACAAACGTATCGAGATCAGTGTCTGCGGACTCCAGGATAGAAAGTTGCTTAGCGAATTCCGGAACATGTCGCGCATAGGCCTTCTGACGTAATTCTGCAGCTTTCTTCAGATCATCAAGTGATTTAACAATGCGTAAACTAAATGACAAATTCTCTGCCGGATATTTACATGCATTAGTTTCTATTTCCATGAAAACTCAGGGAGATTTTAAAGCAGTGCATAATGTATTTTAAATACCACACTGTCAATAAGTATTTATTTGTGTCTAAGAAAGGACGAAGTATTAACGACTTTTCTGAGCTATGGCGGGGTTGCATGTCAGCGTCAAGGGGAAATCATCCGGGATTTGGCCACGCCACAACTGACCATGCAGTCTGGGGCTGACGAATTCGCGGAGGCCATGTTAAAGAAATTTCGCGCTGTTGGTGTGGGTATGCAGGCAAATAGCGTTTAGCGTATGAGAGTGGACGCCATAGAAAGGCTGAGATAAAGCGAATCTATTTTTATCCATTAATGCAAAATCGTCGTTGGCTCATCGCCTTCTTTTTGGGGTAGCAGGTGTGAAAATCTGCTCGTAACTTCTGTGAAATAGCGAAACTCTACTACTTCAATTGTTCGTTTCTTCTTCGAAATTCCCTTTGTCTTGATCTGCGGTTGTGCAGTCCACACTCCATGCCTTGTTTCCAACATAAGCGAACACGTATCTATCGCATAGGGCGATTTACTTATGCTTCCGTACTTGTCGATGATAGCATTCATTTGGTGCATTTTGTCTGGTCGAAGCGCCCATGCTTCCATGATCACGAACACGAAATCAGCCTCCAGTGCCAATGCTACTGACTGGATTGTCTGCGCAGACTGGTTTTTGTCCTCGATGCTTCCCGACTGAATTATCACTGGGATGAATTCCTTGGCGGTCAGATTGCCAACGAATGCCATTGCCTGAAGCTTTTCTCCGGCCTCCAGAAACCCCCGGGCTTTGTCAATCAAAGGACTGATAATGCCCATGTATGCTTGCGGTGGGGTACTAATGGGTGCTCCAGTCATTTTTTCCTCAATATTTACCGCCAGTAGAGCAAAAACAGGGACGGAAAACGTCAGGCCAATTGGCTGTGCAGCGATACTACTTCCGCACCTGCCTTCAATTTATCCAAATAATCCGCCCATTGTTGCATCATTTTTCGACGTTCCGCGAGGTGCGCGGTGCGATTGTATGCGCGTCCGTTCGGATCGCGCACAGCATGGGCAAGCTGGTGTTCAATGAAGTCCGGGCGTATCCCCAACACTTCATCAAGGATCGTTCGTGCCATTGCGCGGAAGCCATGACCGCTCATCTCGTCCTTGGCGTATCCCATGCGCCGCAAGGCGGCCAGCACGGCGTTATCACTCATCGGCCTGTCATTGGTACGTGCCCCCGGAAACACATAGCGCCCGCCGCCCGTCATCGCGTGGAGTTCGCGCAGAAGTTCCACCGCTTGTATGGATAGAGGAACAAGGTGCGGTTCACGCATCTTCATCCGCTCGGCGGGTATGTTCCATTCCGCATTATCCAGATCAATTTCCGTCCATTCCGCCTTGCGTAGTTCGCCGGGACGCACAAAAAACAGCGGAGAAAGGCGCAGGGCACATTTGGTAACGAAGTAGCCTTTGATAGCCATCTATGGCGCGTAGTAGCTCGGCAGCGGCTTTGGGATCGGTGATGGCGGCGTGGTATTCAACTTTCTTGCTTGGCATGTATTCGCATAAACGTGCTGTAGGATCGCCTTGCGAATATCCTTTTTTGGCGGCATATCCAAATATACGGCCACAGTTCCAAAGGACGCGCCGGGCAATATCCAGTGCGCCCCTATCTACAATGCGCTGGATGGTTGCATCTATTTCAGGCGTAGTGATTTCATTTATGGGTCGTTTCCCCAGCCAAGGAAAAATATCCTTTTCCATCCAGCCGATAATTTTTTCCGTTTGCTTGTCGGATCGTCTGTCTGTTGGGACAGATGCCCATTCTCGCGCAATATCTTCAAAAGAACCGACAGCAGGTAATCCTTCACTGATACGCCGTTCGGCTTCCAGGCGTTTTGTCTGTACTTGCTTGGCAGTCTTGCGAATATCGCTTGGATCTGTTCCAGCCGCTACCAATTCTCGCGCATCGTTGGCTTTTTTACGCGCTGCACTCAAGGGTGTGTCAGGGTAGACCCCCACAGATAGGGTTTTACGCTTGCCACCGATTGAGTAATCAAATCTCCACCACTTGGCGCCATCCGGCTTAACCAGTAGGTACAGACCGTCGCCATCATTCAAGCGGTACATCGTCGACATAGGTTTTGCGGCTTTGATTGCCGCGTCAGCTTTGATTTTATGTCGGGCCATTGCAGTAACTCACAAAAGAAAAAGCAGTAACAGGGTGAGTTACTGCAAATGTTACTGCATATTTGGCTGGATTATAGAGGATGTTACTGCATTTTGCCGGACATAAAAAACACGCAAATCATTTGTTTATGCTGGTTTGGTGGACTTTCTTGGACTGTATAATACTATCTGGTGGTGCCCGGGGCCGGAATCGAACCGGCATGGGCGGTTTAAGCCCGAGGGATTTTAAGTCCCTTGTGTCTACCTATTTCACCACCCGGGCGATAGAAGTATCAGATCGGTGGAGGCGGGGGTCGGAATCGAACCGGCGTAGACGGCTTTGCAGGCCGCTGCATGACCACTCTGCCACCCCGCCATTATTGCATAACTTCTATATGAGCTGTAAGCCTTACGGAAAAAAGCCTGTAATTGGCTATCCGATTTCCGACAATAAAATAACATTTCACAAGAGCCATTTTCTTCGAAAAATGGAGCGGGAAACGAGGCTCGAACTCGCGACCCCAACCTTGGCAAGGTTGTGCTCTACCACTGAGCTATTCCCGCAATATGAAGTTGCTGTGCGACTGGTATCACTTCAGAAACAAAGGGTGGATTATAGAGATGCTGTACGTTTTGTCAAGAAAATGCGGGATGATTGTTGACCAAAACTGGCAATCCAAGATTGTTACAAGAGACTGATTAACACTTCAAAGTACAAAAAGTCAGTGTTGCCTGAGCGTTGGTCAACATGGGCGGGTTGTGCTGCGATACGATTTTTTACGAATTCTCCCGCAAAGAAATGGGTATAACCCAATATGGTGTTAATTCGTGGTGTGACTTGGTAGCGTACGCGTCCTTCAAATGCGCTGCCGGCATAGTCACCACTCTGCCCAGTTTTGTCTCGATTAAATCCGGGATCCGGGAGGGTGTTGCTGATGTTGCCATTGAGAATATCGAACATGCGATCGGTACTGCTGGCCAGCCAGAACCACGCATATGTGGCTTCAAATCCAAGCTTTGCGGTCGGTTGAAGGTCAAACCTGATTTTGGGAGTCTTTAAGTTCTCATAAATTACATAGTGATCTGCCGACCAAGGCCGCGCAAAGCCAAAGAAACGATCGAAACGATTATCGACGCCGTCATTAGGATCACGGTCACCGGTGGCATAACCGTAAAACCCCATGACTCGTGGTTTCCACTGGTGGTTAAAGGTCCGGCCTACCTCAACATTATAGCCGTAGGCATCTTGACGCTTGGTGCCGCTATACCCGAGCTGGTAATTAAAACTGACATCAAAATCCAGGAGATTACCCACTTTGCCGTAGGCGCGGAATCCGGGCATATGAATTTCCCGATCCAATTTGTTGGTTGCTGTAAAACCATTGGGGTCGGCCGTTTGCTTCTGACCCAGGTAGTAGGGTTGTATCGTGATGATGTCAGACCACTTGCGCCAATGACCGATTGTGCCAAAAACCCACAGATGATCGTTAGCCTCATCAAATTTGGTTTGCAAGCGTCTGACCGGTTGCATGCCAAACATTTCCAGCTCCCAATCATTGGCTTCGCGACCTAGATTCAGGCGAAAGCCTTCAAATGAGTTGGTGGTGTTGCGCCATTCATTACGCGCGATAAAACGCCGGTCCGTTGTTTCATAAGCCATACGGCCTACGCGGAATCGGATCGGACGGTCATTACCCCGGTCATCTGCCTCGAGTGCCTTTTTGAAATATAACTCACCGTATGCATTGATCAGATCGTATTCATTTCTTTCCTGATCAGTGATGACATGCCTATTGTTATATACCCGAGAATCCTGGAACTCGACAGCGAAGCGGAACGGATCGAGGATATCCCTTATCCCCAGCCAGGCACGCGAACGCAGAAAAAAAGGATCATTATTTCCACCGTCAACATACCGTATATCGTTATGGCGATGTTCGTAACGTGTACGCCACTCAAGTCCGACATCCAGCCAGGTAATATCTTTAAATGCATTCACACCGATATCACTTAAACGGCGCACATATCTGGGTGGATCCGACTCGGGATTGGCCGCGTAGCTGTCAGCGCGCCGAAAATAAGTGGTCAATGGTTTGCTTGCTTCCGGCACAATAGCGGGCAATGATTTTTCCAGTTCGGGTTGTTTGGCCTGTTCCGATGGTTTATTTGCTGGCTGATTACCCGGCTTATTTGAATCTGCTGTAATCTCTTGCGTTACCCGGACAACACTCGGGTAAGCCGTTTGATGCGTTGCGGGTGTTTTATTATCTGAAGATGCCTCAGTTGGACTGATAGCTAATGCGCTTATAAGCGCAATATGTGAAAAGAACCAAAGCAACTTCACTGTTTTCTCCTTGGACTCTCCGGTATTCCGGTCGAGTCATTGATATCTTTTTGCTCTTTCATCGCCGGTATGACTAGCCGGTGATATTTTGATTATTTGTGGAGCTAGTGTGATCTGGAGATCATTGTATTTCTTATGATCTCGTAGCCATAAGCATGGATCTGTTTTGGCTCACGCGAATTTCATTTCGACACAGTATCTGCATAACTTTACCCTCATGTGCAACGAGGCCGGCTGATCTCTATTCGGTACCGGCTACGCAGTCCAAAATTTCTTGAGTTTTATGCCTGCAGATACTCTTTTGCTGGCACTCTAGACATCGACTTCGCTTCTTGAATCGGTATTCATTTACATCAACTGATTGGTCAGAATGTCAACGGGAGCGAAAGATAGCATTATTTCTATATAAACAGAAATAATGTTTAGTTAGAATGTTATTCTATTAAATTATATTAAAATTTTAATGCCTGATCATAAGCATCTCAGATGATCTGTAATCAGTTTGTTGTAATAGTCACCTTGGACCAGATTAAATCGTGCGGAAATAGCTATATCAGCCTGATTTTTTTGTTTCACTTGTTGCAAGATGGTTTGTCCGCCAATTAAGTTTTGCAGTTCTGTCAATTGGCCGAGAGTCGAAAGCCAGTTACTGTTTGAATGCTGGATGGTTGCAGTATCAGGTGCGCTAATACGCAGATAATTTGCTGATAATTTGTCGATTAAATCCCGAAGTCCATGGGCAGCGTACAGTGAACCGATATTGAGTGCGATTTGATAGCCGCGCTGACGATAATTGTTTAAACCATCCAGTAATTGGGTATGGTGCTGCGCATAAAAACTATTCACTGTCATCGAAATGACGATATTCTGGATTGCCAATCCGCATTTGATAATAATTTCCTCAAAATAGGCACCATGATTCTGTTTGATACCCAGAATATGTCTCGGATCAACATCTAGAAAAAGCACACCGCCTTTATGCGAGTAAGTGAGATAATTCAACATGTGAACAGTACGGCACAGGCGGTCCAAGCTGATAATGGATTGGAAATCGGCAGGCTGCGGAATAACATCCGTGAGTAAATCACCGATTTCTGTAGATTGCTGGCTATGCTGGCTGTTGTCATAGGGTGTGACCGACAATTCTGCGATATGACCGGCAAGCTTTTCATTATCGTCAGCTCGGCGCACTGGCTCGAAGACACTGCCGATCTGAATTGGTCCGAAAATTCCGCTGACCAATCCCTTTTCCAAAATAAAAGGACGAATATTGGAATGATGTTCGGTCTCAAAGCGATCGTTAAAATATTGTACGAGTTGTTGTAAAGGCATATTTCTCCTCCTGTTTTGAGCATGCTGTAAAAAAAGCAAGCATAAAATTTTTTGAAGCCCTGAAAGGTTGTTTGCTCAATCGTATGCTTTGGCTTAGGCTAGTGATCCAAAACGCTTTAGTGTGCTTGTGCCGTATCATTGACGTTATTTTGATGTTTCGGAAACAAATCAAGGCGGCGTGGTTTGATAAATACTTCATCGCCTTTTACCAGTTGTAACTCACGAAAACGTTCCTTGCTGATTTCAACTTGAATCGGGGTTTTGTCTGCGTCGTCGATACGCACTACCTCCAATCGAACAATCGGACCCACGGAAAGAACGTGAACGACACGGGCCGCCAATGCCGCTTCACCATTATGCGTGCGTTCAACTTCGATCTCATGGGGGCGAACGTAGGCGACTGCCGTGAGTTCATCAGCTTCTGCGTGTTCCGGTACGTCCACTTCGATGTCACCAATCCAGGCGCGTCCACGATGCAGACGGCTATGAAACAAATTCACATTGCCGAGAAACTCATACACGAAGGGACTGGCGGGTTGCTCATACACTTCATCTGGAGTGCCGATTTGTTCAATCCGGCCTTCATTCATGACAACCACCCGGTCGGCGACTTCGAGCGCTTCTTCCTGATCATGCGTCACGAAAACACTGGTGATATGCATGTCGTCATGCAATCTGCGCAACCAGGAACGCAATTCTTTACGCACCTTGGCATCCAGTGCGCCGAAAGGCTCATCCAGCAATAGTACTTTGGGTTCTACCGCCAGCGCCCGTGCCAGCGCGATACGCTGGCGCTGACCGCCCGAAAGCTGATGGGGATAGCGATCTGCCAGCCAATCCAACTGCACAAGATGTAATAACTTCATGACCCGATCACGAATTTCCGTTTCAGAAGGACGGAATTTCTTGGGGCGCACGCGCAAGCCAAAAGCAACATTCTCGAAAATAGTCATGTTGCGGAACAATGCATAATGCTGGAATACGAAACCAACTTGACGTTCACGGACATGTTGATCGGTGGCATCCTCGCCGTGAAATAGCACCTGACCGCTATCGGCTGTTTCAAGTCCGGCGATCACACGCAATAAAGTGGTTTTTCCGGATCCCGAAGGACCCAACAATGCCAGCAATTCACCGGAATGTACTTGCAAGTTGACATCATGCAGCGCTGTGAAAGTGCCGAACTGTTTTGAGAGATTAAGGACTTCAATGCTCATTCGTGACCTCTTGATTTTTGATGTTGTTTGTTGCGGAATTCGATCAGTGTTTTTAATGCCAGCGTCACCAATGCCAGCAGTGCCAACAATGAAGCCACTGCAAAGGCGGCTGCAAAGTTGTATTCGTTGTAGAGAATTTCGACATGCAGCGGCATGGTATTGGTGCTGCCGCGAATATGCCCTGATACCACCGATACCGCGCCAAACTCTCCCATCGCCCGGGCATTACACAAGATTGCGCCGTACAGCAATCCCCATTTGATATTGGGTAATGTGATTTGATAAAAGGTTTGCCAACCGCTTGCTCCCAGCACCACGGCCGCTTCTTCTTCTTCAGTGCCTTGCGCTTGCATCAGCGGGATTAACTCACGCGCGATAAACGGCACCGTCACAAAGACGGTTGCCAGCACGATACCGGGAACAGCAAAAATAATTTTCAAGTCATGCTCTGCCAGCCAAGGACCTAACCATCCTTGCAGACCAAAGACAAGCACATAAATCAACCCTGAGACCACCGGAGATACGGAGAAAGGCAAATCGATCAGCGTGATCAACAGGTTCTTGCCGCGAAATTCAAATTTGGCGATCGCCCAGGCCGCGGCAACACCGAACACCAGATTCAACGGCACCGCGATCGCCGCAACGGTCAGCGTCAATTTGATGGCGGAAACAGCATCAGGGTCGGTGATCGCAGCAAAATAAACTTCTGCGCCTTTTTTGAACGCTTCATAAAAAACCGAAATCAGTGGAATGAAAAGAAATAGCGTTAGAAATGCTAACGCCAATCCAATCAAGGACCGGCGTACCCAGGCTGGCTCTTGTGTGGCTCGCTGCCTAAAAGTTTCTCCGGATGCGGGAAATGTAATTGTGGACATAGTTGTTCTCAGGTAATAGTACTGCGGCGCCGGCTCCACCATTGCAGCAGATTAATGATCAGTAACAAAATAAAAGAAATCACCAGCATCACCACCGACAATGCCGTGGCACCGGCATAATCATATTGTTCCAGTTTGGTGACAATCAGTAGCGGGGTGATTTCAGAGATCATCGGCATGTTACCGGCAATGAAAATCACCGATCCGTACTCGCCAATCGCACGTGCAAAAGCCAGCGCGAAACCGGTCATTAATGCTGGAAAAATCGCCGGGAAAATCACCCGGGTAAACGTTTGCCAGCGATTGGCACCGAGCGTCGCTGCCGCTTCCTCCAGCTCCGACTCGATATCCTCGAGTACGGGCTGCACGGTACGTACTACGAATGGCAGGCCGATAAAAGTCAATGCCACAAAAATACCGATCGGTGTGAAAGCCACCTTGATGCCGAGCGGTTCAAGAAACTGGCCGATCCAGCCATTGCCTGCGTACAGCGCGGTCAACGCGATACCGGCCACCGCAGTTGGCAGGGCAAAAGGGAGATCCACTAATGCGTCGACTAATTTTTTTCCGAAAAAATGATAGCGGACCAACACCCATGCCACTAACAGCCCAAATACCACATTGACGCATGCGGCGGCGAATGAGGCGCCAAATGTCAGCCGGTACGAAGCGACAACGCGCGGCGTGGTGACAATGGACCAAAATTCCGGCCAGGTTAGCTCGGCGGTACGGATAAACGCTGCCGAAAGCGGAATCAGTACGATTAAGCTCAGATACAGCAGGGTAAATCCCAACGCCAGGTTAAAGCCCGGCAGAATGCTGTGTTGTTTAAAGGTATTCAAATCTAACTCCTGTTAAATTCATCGTGTTCTTGTTTACACCTGTCTATGTGTTAATTTTCTGGGATAGGTAATAGTTCGATCATTCCGATTGCATGTGCCGGTTTACTGAGTAGATTTCCTTGCAGATAATCCGCGCCACTCTGTCTGGCAGCGATTAATTGCTCGGTTGTTTCGATATCCCGTACCAGCAAACTGGCGCCAAAGCTATGTATGGTATCTACCAGTGGTGCAACTGTTTCATGGCGTTCTAGATCGCTTGCCTCAATACGCACGATATCCGGATACAAACTTCCCAATTCCGTCATCCAATCGCTACGCGTGCCGGTGTAATTAGCCGCAATTTGATAGCCACGAGAACGATAGTTGGTGATGACATGTTGGAGCAATTTCCAGTTGCGATTGACGATGGCCGGAATTTCGATGACTACTCGCGAGGTTTTTATGCCAATCAAATCGAGAAAATTTTCAAATGCGCGACCGTGATCGTCTTTAACACTTTCCAGAAGTCGCGGATGCACATCGACAAACAAACTGTCTACTTTGGAATTACTATTGAAATAGTAATTCAGCGCGTGAATTGCCCGGCATAACCGATCCAGATCAAC
Proteins encoded in this window:
- a CDS encoding Arm DNA-binding domain-containing protein; its protein translation is MARHKIKADAAIKAAKPMSTMYRLNDGDGLYLLVKPDGAKWWRFDYSIGGKRKTLSVGVYPDTPLSAARKKANDARELVAAGTDPSDIRKTAKQVQTKRLEAERRISEGLPAVGSFEDIAREWASVPTDRRSDKQTEKIIGWMEKDIFPWLGKRPINEITTPEIDATIQRIVDRGALDIARRVLWNCGRIFGYAAKKGYSQGDPTARLCEYMPSKKVEYHAAITDPKAAAELLRAIDGYQRLLRYQMCPAPFSAVFCASRRTTQGGMDGN
- a CDS encoding EAL domain-containing protein, with product MPLQQLVQYFNDRFETEHHSNIRPFILEKGLVSGIFGPIQIGSVFEPVRRADDNEKLAGHIAELSVTPYDNSQHSQQSTEIGDLLTDVIPQPADFQSIISLDRLCRTVHMLNYLTYSHKGGVLFLDVDPRHILGIKQNHGAYFEEIIIKCGLAIQNIVISMTVNSFYAQHHTQLLDGLNNYRQRGYQIALNIGSLYAAHGLRDLIDKLSANYLRISAPDTATIQHSNSNWLSTLGQLTELQNLIGGQTILQQVKQKNQADIAISARFNLVQGDYYNKLITDHLRCL
- a CDS encoding sulfate ABC transporter ATP-binding protein; the encoded protein is MSIEVLNLSKQFGTFTALHDVNLQVHSGELLALLGPSGSGKTTLLRVIAGLETADSGQVLFHGEDATDQHVRERQVGFVFQHYALFRNMTIFENVAFGLRVRPKKFRPSETEIRDRVMKLLHLVQLDWLADRYPHQLSGGQRQRIALARALAVEPKVLLLDEPFGALDAKVRKELRSWLRRLHDDMHITSVFVTHDQEEALEVADRVVVMNEGRIEQIGTPDEVYEQPASPFVYEFLGNVNLFHSRLHRGRAWIGDIEVDVPEHAEADELTAVAYVRPHEIEVERTHNGEAALAARVVHVLSVGPIVRLEVVRIDDADKTPIQVEISKERFRELQLVKGDEVFIKPRRLDLFPKHQNNVNDTAQAH
- a CDS encoding sulfite exporter TauE/SafE family protein; the protein is MDMFLFSLIILFSCFFHGITGFGVALFAVPLSLLFLDKVTVMVALPFLSIFLNGFLIKRIDQPADMPKINLMLFSSLCGMPIGIYLLQITSTSHLQIVAGSISILFAALVFSKNIELSPNKITAVLIGWLAGLLQTSIAMSGPPVALLIASTYENKNMIRKNLVVFFMFMTGVSFLMYCLSDVPVLTGLIFGLVSLPFALLGAFLGDKVVQLISRDTFVNLAFMVICLTGIYTTYRGLVY
- a CDS encoding alginate export family protein, which encodes MKLLWFFSHIALISALAISPTEASSDNKTPATHQTAYPSVVRVTQEITADSNKPGNQPANKPSEQAKQPELEKSLPAIVPEASKPLTTYFRRADSYAANPESDPPRYVRRLSDIGVNAFKDITWLDVGLEWRTRYEHRHNDIRYVDGGNNDPFFLRSRAWLGIRDILDPFRFAVEFQDSRVYNNRHVITDQERNEYDLINAYGELYFKKALEADDRGNDRPIRFRVGRMAYETTDRRFIARNEWRNTTNSFEGFRLNLGREANDWELEMFGMQPVRRLQTKFDEANDHLWVFGTIGHWRKWSDIITIQPYYLGQKQTADPNGFTATNKLDREIHMPGFRAYGKVGNLLDFDVSFNYQLGYSGTKRQDAYGYNVEVGRTFNHQWKPRVMGFYGYATGDRDPNDGVDNRFDRFFGFARPWSADHYVIYENLKTPKIRFDLQPTAKLGFEATYAWFWLASSTDRMFDILNGNISNTLPDPGFNRDKTGQSGDYAGSAFEGRVRYQVTPRINTILGYTHFFAGEFVKNRIAAQPAHVDQRSGNTDFLYFEVLISLL
- the cysW gene encoding sulfate ABC transporter permease subunit CysW — protein: MSTITFPASGETFRQRATQEPAWVRRSLIGLALAFLTLFLFIPLISVFYEAFKKGAEVYFAAITDPDAVSAIKLTLTVAAIAVPLNLVFGVAAAWAIAKFEFRGKNLLITLIDLPFSVSPVVSGLIYVLVFGLQGWLGPWLAEHDLKIIFAVPGIVLATVFVTVPFIARELIPLMQAQGTEEEEAAVVLGASGWQTFYQITLPNIKWGLLYGAILCNARAMGEFGAVSVVSGHIRGSTNTMPLHVEILYNEYNFAAAFAVASLLALLALVTLALKTLIEFRNKQHQKSRGHE
- the cysT gene encoding sulfate ABC transporter permease subunit CysT, producing MNTFKQHSILPGFNLALGFTLLYLSLIVLIPLSAAFIRTAELTWPEFWSIVTTPRVVASYRLTFGASFAAACVNVVFGLLVAWVLVRYHFFGKKLVDALVDLPFALPTAVAGIALTALYAGNGWIGQFLEPLGIKVAFTPIGIFVALTFIGLPFVVRTVQPVLEDIESELEEAAATLGANRWQTFTRVIFPAIFPALMTGFALAFARAIGEYGSVIFIAGNMPMISEITPLLIVTKLEQYDYAGATALSVVMLVISFILLLIINLLQWWSRRRSTIT
- a CDS encoding EAL domain-containing protein, translated to MNTSTNNTFVVGDEFELIQSATDYSLNRAENGWISGHFYHCELTSVFQPIFSIAQKKTIGHAAYVRSLSNGEVALWPWQVFSLASKDEQLVDLDRLCRAIHALNYYFNSNSKVDSLFVDVHPRLLESVKDDHGRAFENFLDLIGIKTSRVVIEIPAIVNRNWKLLQHVITNYRSRGYQIAANYTGTRSDWMTELGSLYPDIVRIEASDLERHETVAPLVDTIHSFGASLLVRDIETTEQLIAARQSGADYLQGNLLSKPAHAIGMIELLPIPEN
- a CDS encoding site-specific integrase yields the protein MRPGELRKAEWTEIDLDNAEWNIPAERMKMREPHLVPLSIQAVELLRELHAMTGGGRYVFPGARTNDRPMSDNAVLAALRRMGYAKDEMSGHGFRAMARTILDEVLGIRPDFIEHQLAHAVRDPNGRAYNRTAHLAERRKMMQQWADYLDKLKAGAEVVSLHSQLA